Proteins from a genomic interval of Spiroplasma endosymbiont of Lonchoptera lutea:
- a CDS encoding MATE family efflux transporter, whose translation MKLTNINQKWKLSPYFDSKFMKQALIIMIPLIGQSLLIALMNVIDVFMIGSFLSQEVLNGVGAANTILLLAMFGFFATNMAGSIYASQYIGNNNLKKMQEVNNIRIMINVTMSIIFTIFIFTLRNDLIKLIIASESSKTMLNFNSQIAIDNGSLYLATVIWIYPLLSVITTLYQNMNECNKTYLPFLFTIFPVLTNGILNFIFLFYLKMGVMGVAIPTVIARILEITIVITFLLITKPVFRPMKKFWYVTKDLLLKILKSLLPIFLANILFVLSLTAQTVIYSYYGGADILSATVVVMNIMNIFYAVFNSYSAIIPIFIGKQLGVGKLSQAVANLKKIIGLLFLIAITFTIIIFSLSFFIFDILFTNKISNEAISTARFYLGLQSLAYFFLSFSIIFFSVLRAGGFIKLATALDILCTWIIIVMTPLIVSIIVTKYFPNFDYKYIFIISTIGEIIQFALVTICVIKIKWARKLI comes from the coding sequence ATGAAACTCACTAATATCAACCAAAAATGAAAATTATCACCATACTTTGACAGTAAGTTTATGAAACAAGCACTTATCATTATGATTCCTCTAATCGGTCAATCATTACTAATTGCATTAATGAATGTTATTGATGTCTTTATGATTGGTTCTTTTTTAAGTCAAGAAGTTCTTAATGGCGTTGGTGCTGCTAATACCATTCTGTTACTGGCAATGTTCGGTTTTTTTGCTACGAATATGGCCGGAAGCATTTATGCTTCTCAATATATTGGTAATAATAATCTCAAAAAAATGCAAGAGGTAAATAACATTAGAATTATGATTAATGTCACAATGTCAATAATATTTACCATCTTTATCTTCACATTAAGAAATGATTTAATTAAACTAATTATTGCTTCTGAAAGCAGTAAAACAATGTTAAATTTTAATTCCCAAATCGCAATTGATAATGGCAGTTTATATTTAGCAACTGTTATTTGAATTTATCCGCTTCTAAGCGTTATAACAACCTTATACCAAAATATGAACGAATGTAATAAAACATATTTACCGTTTCTTTTTACAATTTTTCCGGTATTGACTAATGGCATTCTCAACTTCATCTTTTTATTTTATTTAAAAATGGGAGTTATGGGAGTTGCTATTCCTACTGTAATAGCAAGAATTTTAGAAATAACTATTGTTATTACATTTCTTTTAATTACTAAACCCGTGTTTCGCCCAATGAAAAAATTTTGATATGTTACTAAAGATTTATTATTAAAAATTCTTAAATCGCTTTTGCCAATATTTTTAGCTAACATTCTTTTTGTATTATCATTAACAGCACAAACAGTTATTTATTCATATTATGGTGGAGCCGATATCCTATCAGCAACCGTTGTTGTAATGAATATTATGAATATTTTTTATGCCGTATTTAATAGTTATAGTGCCATTATACCAATCTTTATTGGTAAACAATTAGGTGTTGGTAAACTGTCACAAGCAGTTGCCAATCTTAAAAAAATTATTGGTTTGCTATTTCTAATTGCGATTACTTTCACAATAATAATTTTCAGTCTTTCATTTTTTATTTTTGATATTTTATTTACTAACAAAATTAGTAATGAAGCCATTAGCACGGCAAGATTTTATTTAGGATTACAATCCCTAGCCTATTTCTTCTTATCTTTTTCAATTATCTTTTTTAGTGTTTTACGCGCCGGCGGATTTATAAAGTTAGCTACTGCCTTAGATATTCTTTGTACTTGAATTATTATTGTTATGACACCATTAATTGTTAGTATTATTGTAACTAAATATTTTCCTAACTTTGATTACAAATATATTTTTATTATTTCTACTATTGGTGAAATTATTCAATTTGCTCTTGTTACCATCTGTGTTATTAAAATAAAATGAGCACGAAAATTAATTTAA
- a CDS encoding polyribonucleotide nucleotidyltransferase: protein MNKEQRFTNNFNGKKIVIEYGSLASLATSSILVRYEESTVLSIVSFNEEPSTLDFFPLTVVFQEKLYSVGKIPGGFFKREGKPSEYATLASRLIDRPLRPLFPNNFNHEIQVINNVWAVDSNADVRMAALLGSSLALCISKIPFNGPVAGVIIGKINGELICNPTSQQLEQSSLELIVAGTKASINMVEASGQEISEEEMLIAIAMAHIEIKKLVAFQEEIINIIGQEKLPIIELEFDNKLVSTITSQYEPQIISALNIKTKQEQKKALKDVYNALFAVYDNQQYVNELEKKMIIKQIRAIYQTLLKKLVRDFIINKKIRLDGRVSNEIRPLTSIIDVLPIVHGSALFTRGETQVLSIVTLGALGEHQIIDGLTEEESKRFMLHYNFPSFSVGETGRFGPPNRREIGHGALAEKALLQVLPSIDDFPYTIRVVTEVLASNGSTSQAAICASSLALMASGVPLKSSVAGIAMGLIKEGNDYVILSDIQGSEDHFGDMDFKVSGTNQGICALQMDIKIDGITMEIFKEALLQAKIGRKHILDNMKQTINISRNKVNKNAPKIKQLKIPINRIRDVIGAGGKVITNIVETSGNVKIDINDQGKVTIYHKDEASILMAEKLIKDIIEPVIIGEIIMGTVVRIEKFGYFINLKENIDGLLHNSKIPKNTPLLKLKQEVTVKVISIDEKNRVNLELINETRIKIE from the coding sequence ATGAATAAAGAACAAAGATTTACAAATAATTTTAATGGGAAGAAAATTGTTATTGAATATGGTAGTTTAGCATCACTAGCAACAAGTTCAATTTTAGTACGCTATGAGGAAAGTACGGTATTAAGTATTGTTAGTTTTAATGAAGAGCCATCAACATTAGATTTTTTTCCCTTAACAGTTGTATTTCAAGAGAAATTATATTCTGTTGGAAAAATTCCTGGAGGGTTTTTTAAGCGTGAAGGCAAACCTAGTGAATATGCAACATTAGCATCAAGGTTAATTGATCGTCCTTTGCGACCTTTATTTCCTAATAATTTTAATCATGAGATTCAAGTAATTAATAATGTATGAGCGGTTGATTCTAATGCTGATGTCAGAATGGCAGCATTATTAGGTTCTTCATTAGCATTATGTATTTCAAAAATTCCTTTTAATGGTCCCGTAGCAGGAGTTATTATTGGAAAAATAAATGGGGAATTAATTTGTAATCCTACAAGTCAACAATTGGAACAATCATCGTTAGAATTAATTGTTGCGGGAACAAAAGCATCAATTAATATGGTTGAAGCTAGTGGTCAAGAAATTAGTGAAGAAGAAATGTTAATAGCAATTGCGATGGCACATATAGAAATTAAAAAGTTAGTTGCCTTTCAAGAAGAAATTATTAATATTATTGGTCAAGAAAAATTACCTATTATTGAATTAGAATTTGATAATAAGTTAGTATCAACTATTACTAGTCAGTATGAACCACAAATTATTAGTGCTTTAAATATTAAAACGAAGCAAGAACAAAAAAAAGCTTTAAAAGATGTTTATAATGCTTTATTTGCTGTTTATGATAATCAACAATATGTTAATGAATTAGAAAAAAAAATGATTATTAAACAGATTAGAGCTATTTATCAAACTTTATTAAAGAAACTTGTTCGTGATTTTATTATTAATAAGAAAATTCGTTTAGATGGTCGTGTGAGCAATGAAATTCGACCGTTAACATCAATAATTGATGTTCTCCCAATTGTTCACGGTAGTGCTTTATTTACTCGTGGCGAAACGCAAGTATTATCAATTGTAACTTTAGGAGCTCTAGGCGAACATCAAATTATTGATGGTTTAACAGAAGAGGAAAGTAAACGCTTTATGCTTCATTATAATTTTCCATCATTTTCAGTTGGTGAAACTGGAAGATTTGGACCGCCCAATAGAAGAGAAATTGGTCATGGAGCATTAGCAGAAAAAGCATTGTTACAAGTATTGCCTAGTATTGATGATTTTCCTTATACGATTAGAGTTGTGACGGAAGTATTGGCATCTAATGGTTCAACCTCCCAAGCAGCAATTTGTGCTTCTTCATTAGCTTTGATGGCTAGTGGAGTACCATTGAAATCTAGTGTTGCCGGGATTGCAATGGGATTAATTAAAGAAGGTAATGATTATGTTATTTTAAGTGATATTCAAGGTAGTGAAGATCACTTTGGCGATATGGATTTTAAAGTTTCGGGAACAAACCAAGGAATTTGTGCTTTACAAATGGACATTAAAATTGATGGCATTACAATGGAAATTTTTAAAGAAGCATTATTACAAGCTAAAATTGGGAGAAAGCATATTTTAGATAATATGAAGCAAACAATTAATATTTCGCGTAATAAAGTAAATAAAAATGCTCCTAAAATTAAGCAATTAAAAATTCCGATTAATCGCATTCGTGATGTTATTGGTGCTGGTGGTAAAGTAATTACTAATATTGTTGAGACTTCTGGCAATGTTAAAATTGATATTAATGACCAAGGGAAAGTGACTATTTATCACAAAGATGAAGCATCAATATTAATGGCAGAAAAATTAATTAAAGATATTATTGAACCAGTTATCATTGGAGAAATTATTATGGGAACTGTTGTTCGGATTGAAAAGTTTGGTTACTTCATTAATTTAAAAGAGAATATTGATGGATTATTACATAATTCAAAAATACCCAAAAATACGCCGTTATTAAAATTAAAACAAGAAGTAACAGTAAAAGTAATTAGTATTGATGAAAAAAATCGTGTTAATTTAGAATTAATTAATGAAACTAGAATTAAAATTGAATAG
- a CDS encoding ribonuclease J — protein MATIKVFALGGLDERGKNMYVVEVNRDIFIFDAGSKIPEREALGIDTVIPDFSYLKENVNRIKGLFISKPSDECFGAITYLLKDIKIPIYGSKLTIFLIKQKLYKFKVWHSENELIEIKEKDMLSFGDNEIEVFNTTTCILGSFGFALKTVDGTIVYTSDYIFDSEERTNFATDMAHLAKIANNKILLLMSGSGYASRNDYTAPNHKCKKLVESTFKAAKSKIIIACHEQDLYKISEILELVSETNREAIVMGGTLKSILEEFKSGTYLQFNKIKFRNLTSDAINDNSVIFVTGSGERLYTRLYKIISGDDEHLEIEKSDTVILATLPIPGYELKHARILDELARTDARFMALSDKKVWDMNASYEDIKMMIGIMKPKFFMPIKGLHKNFVSAQNSAQEAGILINNILIKDNGQILEFINGKLGPSPSSLKYNNIYVDGLGVGDIGAVVLNERKQLARDGVLISGITLNRRSKEIVSLVDVQMRGVVFIQDDEELTNKMQAKVRTIVEEHQKKSEFDGTTVKNQIRSELQELCRQETGKNPMVLAIINEIN, from the coding sequence ATGGCAACAATAAAAGTTTTTGCATTAGGGGGACTTGATGAACGCGGAAAAAATATGTATGTGGTGGAAGTTAACCGTGATATATTTATTTTTGATGCTGGTAGTAAAATCCCTGAACGAGAAGCATTAGGAATTGATACTGTTATTCCCGATTTTTCTTATTTAAAAGAAAATGTTAATCGGATTAAAGGATTATTTATTTCTAAACCATCAGACGAATGTTTTGGAGCAATAACATATCTTTTAAAGGATATTAAAATTCCTATTTATGGTAGTAAATTAACAATCTTTTTAATTAAACAAAAACTCTACAAGTTTAAGGTATGACATAGTGAAAATGAATTAATTGAAATTAAAGAAAAGGATATGTTATCTTTTGGTGATAATGAAATTGAAGTTTTTAATACGACAACTTGTATTCTGGGAAGTTTTGGTTTTGCTTTAAAGACTGTTGATGGAACTATTGTTTATACGAGTGATTATATTTTTGATAGTGAAGAACGAACTAATTTTGCTACAGATATGGCACACTTAGCAAAAATTGCTAATAATAAAATTTTATTATTGATGAGTGGTTCTGGTTATGCTAGTCGTAATGATTATACGGCTCCTAATCATAAATGTAAGAAGTTAGTGGAATCAACTTTTAAAGCAGCAAAGTCTAAAATTATTATTGCTTGTCATGAACAGGATTTATATAAAATAAGTGAAATTTTGGAGTTGGTTAGTGAAACTAATCGTGAGGCCATCGTTATGGGGGGCACATTAAAATCAATTTTAGAAGAATTTAAGTCAGGAACTTATTTGCAATTTAATAAAATTAAGTTTAGAAATTTAACTAGTGATGCTATTAATGACAATTCAGTAATTTTTGTTACAGGTAGTGGTGAGCGACTTTATACAAGATTATATAAAATTATTAGTGGCGATGATGAGCATTTAGAAATAGAAAAGTCAGATACTGTGATTTTAGCAACGCTACCGATTCCTGGTTATGAATTAAAACATGCGAGAATATTGGATGAATTAGCAAGAACTGATGCTCGTTTTATGGCGTTATCCGATAAAAAAGTGTGAGATATGAATGCTTCATATGAAGATATTAAGATGATGATTGGAATTATGAAACCAAAATTTTTTATGCCAATTAAAGGATTACATAAAAATTTTGTTAGTGCGCAAAATAGTGCTCAAGAAGCAGGAATTCTAATTAATAATATTTTAATTAAGGATAATGGTCAAATTTTAGAGTTTATTAATGGTAAATTAGGACCATCACCATCTTCTTTAAAATATAATAATATTTATGTTGATGGTCTTGGGGTTGGCGATATTGGTGCTGTTGTTTTAAATGAAAGAAAGCAATTAGCTCGTGATGGAGTTTTAATTAGTGGCATTACATTAAATCGTCGTAGTAAAGAGATTGTTTCTTTAGTTGATGTGCAAATGCGTGGGGTTGTTTTTATTCAAGATGATGAGGAATTAACTAATAAAATGCAAGCGAAAGTTCGTACTATTGTTGAAGAACATCAAAAAAAATCAGAGTTTGATGGTACAACAGTTAAAAATCAAATCCGTAGTGAGTTGCAAGAGTTATGTCGTCAAGAAACGGGTAAAAATCCAATGGTTTTAGCAATAATTAATGAGATAAATTAA
- the trpS gene encoding tryptophan--tRNA ligase: MLLKPRLLSGITNTGKITIGNYIGVIQNFIKLQEEYDVFIFVANLHAIVSIKNHDHDVLKNNIRDLVALYVACGLDPNKITIFAQSDILEHCQLGHILLCHTSMGELNRMTQFKDKTQSFKQHNNTETIPTGLFTYPALMAADILLYDAAIVPVGIDQKQHLELTRNIAIRMNNKYGNIFTIPEPYIAPNGKKIMNLQNPLKKMSKSHENPKTYISLLDNLNDVTTKIKSAITDSENKIFYDEINKPGISNLLNIYCAFTNTTIEEATNEFSDQNYGAFKEKIAKVVCLQLEIIQRKYNEIIANDEWKHWLLQGKEKATKIAHEKLQLIQDKIEINY; the protein is encoded by the coding sequence TTACTATTGAAACCACGCTTATTATCAGGTATTACTAATACTGGAAAAATTACTATTGGTAATTATATTGGTGTTATTCAAAATTTTATTAAATTACAAGAAGAATATGATGTTTTTATCTTTGTTGCCAATTTGCATGCTATTGTCTCAATAAAAAATCATGACCACGATGTTCTTAAAAATAATATTCGTGATTTAGTTGCCTTATATGTTGCTTGTGGTTTAGATCCCAATAAGATTACAATTTTTGCTCAATCTGACATTTTAGAGCATTGCCAATTAGGTCATATTCTGCTATGTCATACATCAATGGGAGAACTAAATCGCATGACACAATTTAAAGATAAAACACAATCATTTAAACAACATAATAATACTGAAACGATACCAACAGGATTATTTACTTATCCAGCATTAATGGCAGCTGATATTTTACTATATGATGCTGCTATTGTTCCTGTGGGAATTGATCAAAAGCAACATCTAGAATTAACAAGAAATATTGCGATCAGAATGAATAATAAATATGGTAATATCTTTACAATTCCAGAACCATATATTGCTCCTAATGGTAAAAAAATAATGAACCTACAAAATCCCTTAAAAAAAATGTCAAAATCACATGAAAATCCTAAAACTTATATTTCTCTTTTAGATAATTTAAATGATGTTACCACAAAAATTAAAAGTGCCATTACTGATAGTGAAAATAAAATTTTTTATGATGAAATTAATAAACCAGGAATTAGTAATCTTTTAAATATTTACTGTGCTTTTACAAATACTACAATTGAAGAAGCAACTAATGAGTTTTCTGACCAAAATTATGGTGCTTTTAAAGAAAAAATCGCTAAAGTTGTTTGCCTTCAACTTGAAATTATTCAAAGAAAATATAACGAAATTATTGCTAATGATGAATGAAAACATTGATTATTGCAAGGAAAAGAAAAAGCAACAAAAATTGCTCACGAAAAATTGCAATTAATCCAAGATAAAATTGAGATTAATTACTAA
- a CDS encoding IS30 family transposase, with protein sequence MYKYLTIESIIAIKEYKSYGFSIRKIAKAIDYSKSTVHRVCKLLNQNLLPLEILNQVQKNKQNAGRKLIILTLTEINTINHLLITKNYALDIIADFLKKNKIKNISTKTLYNMFKTNRMGFDEKNLLRKGKNKPHKQKETRGRINNCKSIHERNLIIPNIKNIQEFGHLEGDTIVGKNHKSSIITLADIWSKTTIPLKTKNHKAESITQSIIKFISKLIPGTIKTITFDRGKEFSKWKLIEKNCNVKIYFADAGKPCQRGLNENNNGILRRYLPKSTDLSSYKQKDLNSIAFQINSTPKKSLSYKRPIDLIQLF encoded by the coding sequence ATGTATAAGTATCTGACTATTGAATCAATAATAGCAATAAAAGAATATAAAAGTTATGGATTTTCTATTCGTAAAATAGCAAAAGCAATTGATTATAGTAAATCAACTGTACACAGAGTTTGTAAATTATTAAATCAAAACTTATTACCATTAGAAATATTAAATCAAGTTCAAAAAAATAAACAAAATGCAGGTAGAAAATTAATAATTTTAACTTTAACAGAAATTAATACTATCAATCATTTGTTAATTACTAAAAATTATGCTCTTGATATAATTGCTGATTTTTTAAAGAAAAATAAAATAAAAAATATTTCAACAAAAACTTTATATAACATGTTTAAAACAAATCGAATGGGTTTTGATGAAAAAAATTTATTGAGAAAAGGCAAAAATAAACCTCATAAACAAAAAGAAACTAGGGGCAGAATTAATAATTGTAAATCTATTCATGAAAGAAATTTAATCATTCCAAATATTAAAAATATACAAGAATTTGGCCATTTAGAGGGAGATACTATCGTTGGTAAAAATCATAAAAGTTCTATTATTACTTTAGCTGATATATGATCAAAAACCACAATTCCTTTGAAAACTAAAAATCATAAAGCAGAAAGTATTACACAAAGTATAATAAAATTTATTTCAAAATTAATACCAGGAACAATTAAAACTATTACTTTTGATCGTGGTAAAGAATTTAGTAAATGAAAATTAATTGAAAAAAATTGTAATGTTAAAATTTATTTTGCAGATGCCGGCAAACCTTGTCAAAGAGGTTTAAATGAGAACAATAATGGTATTTTAAGAAGATATTTACCAAAATCTACTGATTTATCTTCATATAAACAAAAAGACTTAAATTCTATAGCATTTCAAATTAATTCTACACCCAAAAAATCATTATCTTATAAAAGACCAATAGATTTAATACAATTATTTTAA
- a CDS encoding NAD(+)/NADH kinase, producing MQQKKFTIVTNKADESIAVAKNLSSKLLALKMIFDEQNPEIVFVIGGDGTFLSAVNRFNENIDNIHFITINTGNIGFNALYQVNEIDKLITNLKNNILKTKSLDALKITINNKNFYSLNEIKLMSIAKTIFFTVYINNQLLQNCQSSGFVLTTKTGSTGYTKSINGAVILSEKNLMEFLEIAPVFHNKHNSLKAPLILDNTHTVTIKGNMKDAFLVIDSQKHDFNSDNLIINLIANKIKILVTDVNDLIMINQIQKTFIHN from the coding sequence ATGCAACAAAAGAAATTTACAATTGTTACTAATAAGGCCGATGAATCAATTGCTGTGGCTAAAAACTTATCTAGTAAATTATTAGCATTAAAGATGATATTTGATGAACAAAATCCAGAAATCGTATTTGTTATTGGTGGTGATGGCACTTTTTTATCAGCGGTTAATCGTTTTAATGAAAATATTGATAATATTCATTTTATAACTATTAATACGGGAAATATTGGTTTTAATGCTCTTTATCAAGTTAATGAAATTGATAAGTTAATTACTAATTTAAAAAATAATATTTTGAAAACAAAATCTCTTGATGCTTTAAAAATAACTATTAATAATAAAAATTTTTATAGTCTTAATGAGATTAAATTAATGAGTATTGCAAAAACAATATTTTTTACAGTTTATATTAATAATCAATTATTACAAAATTGTCAAAGTTCAGGATTTGTTTTAACTACTAAAACTGGTTCAACTGGCTATACTAAAAGTATTAATGGCGCAGTTATTTTAAGTGAAAAAAATTTAATGGAATTCTTAGAAATTGCTCCGGTTTTTCATAATAAACATAATTCTTTAAAGGCACCATTAATTTTAGATAATACCCACACAGTTACTATTAAAGGTAATATGAAAGATGCTTTTTTAGTAATTGATAGTCAAAAACATGACTTTAATAGTGATAATTTAATTATTAATTTAATTGCTAATAAAATTAAAATTTTAGTAACTGATGTTAATGATTTAATAATGATTAATCAAATTCAAAAAACATTTATTCATAATTAA